The Pelmatolapia mariae isolate MD_Pm_ZW linkage group LG2, Pm_UMD_F_2, whole genome shotgun sequence sequence atctgactgactaaactgtattttttttatttgtatttttagttttttgcctGTGGCAGTAAAATTAACAATGTGTTGTCTGGtaagtcattcttttttaaaagtccCTGCAGCGTTCCGTGAATAACCCCGTTTGTTGGTTAAATCTCCATGGGTTTTAAGAGGAGGGAgggtaagagaaaaaaaaaggaaccgGGACAAAATCTCGAGATGTGAAAGTGGGAGAGTGGGAAGAGTCCGCCCTTCCAGTGGGCTGTTACCTCCTGCCCATCTCGTTCTGTCTGAGAAACTGGATATTGTTGCTGCTGTCAGCCAGTTCTGGATACTGCTCCACAGGCAGTACGTAGTAGCCGTCATAGCCCTGTACTCGACCTGTCGTTAGGAGCTGCTGTCTCTCCCCTTCTGTCCAGAGGCGACTGCCTCCCTTTCCGTCCCTAGCTCGCTGCTGTTCCTTGGCCCAGGCACCCGCCAGCGCCCTCTGCCTGGCCAGCTCCAACAGTCTTACCTTCTCTTCGTCCAGCACGTCTGCAGCGAGCCCGTACCGAACGCTCAGTAATAATGACGGAACTGCAAACTCCACGGTCACTCCTCTCCTCGACCGCCCGCTCACTGTCACATTGATTCCGCTCTCCAGTGACTTGCGCCCGTTTGTGAGCCCCAGGGCCAGCAGGTCGCTGTCAGCAGAGCCTACCTTCACAAAGTAGTGGCAGTCCTTTCCATCCTGTGTGTAATGCGTGCCTTCGAGGTACTGCGCACCATTGAGCACCAGAGCCACTTTGCGGCTGTCTTCACTGGCCAGCGCCGACACGCCGGCCACCACTCTCCCCTCCTGCAGCGCCAGCATTACTCCTCTGCCTATTATGGGGGTGCTGGTGCCGAACCAGTGGCCGGGCTTGTCCTTGCGCCTGCGACGCTCCTTGTTGAGCAGACGACCCTCCAGGGCCATGAAGGCCTGGTTGTGGCGCTCAGCTGCTTGCTGCACGCCGGTTATGAGCTATATAgaaaaagttaaagaaaagcTTTGTCACTTTTTTGAAAGAGATGATAATGTAATAACACACAGCTGACCGCAGTGAGTAAATACAGGGCACATTTATAttagatttaaaagaaaatggtcAATATTTGATTTAATAATGAGAGTGggtatatattttaaataggtGTACCTGTCCGTTCTCACAGTGCTGGGTGGCCTGCAGCTCATACGGTGGCTCCACAAAGTAGAGCGAGTGTCGAGGGAACCCTGGGATTATGTTACTGAGCTGGAAGCCAAACATTACCAGCCAACTCTTCACATCTACAGCAAGCAGACGAGGGGAAATTACTTTTGCTGAATGACAAAGTTAAACACAGTAGCAAATGAAGCTGTGGCTTTATTataacaaaaaaccaaaaaactgaaAGCGTGTTTGCTTTTGTGACTTATCTCGTCCGTGCCATCTGTAGTACATTGTTACTAGCATAAACTATCTAGTCCACAACAATCTGTTCTGCTGAACACTAGAGATTCCTGACAGTCTCAGGACATAAGCTAAGATGAGCTTGTTAAGTAAACTAGAAGCGTTATTTTCCCTGCTTTTTAATATGCCAGGAAGAAACACAGCCAACCATCTGAGACAGAGTACAAGGGCTAAATATTCATACAACACATTTCACCATTTGGCCCACATAATATTTGTAACTATCTACCTGTGACGTAGTTTTTAACATCCAGCATGTCACTGAGTGGGTTGTTGTTCTTGAACATATACAGATTAAAGGGAGCGGGATCTTTTCCTATCTTGGGCCACATGCTATAGTCGGGTGAGGTCCACCGTCCAGCCAAGACGTCGTAGTCCCGCTGGGTGAAGTGGACCAGCTTCGTCAAGGGGTCGTACAGGCCGCCGTGGAAACCCACCACCAGTTGGAACTCTGGGTTAGAGTCCAGATACACCTCGCCGTAGGCGGTGTACTGGATCTGGGTAAGAGAAGCAGATCAGTCAAAATTAAACAACAATGCGGATGGTGGAGCAGGAATAAATGTGGAACAGGTGTGATTCACAGCTGGATACCTGTTTGATCATTTGTCCATTGCTGCTGAAGACTGCTAGCGGTGTGCCAGTGTTGTCAGAAGCTATGTAATATTCCTCTCCACTGCTCACCTCCATGGCAAAGAGATGACCCTGATCAATAGACAGTTACAAATTCAGATATTAGTTCAGGATCATGTTTGTGCTGATTAATCAGTCTGTACCACAAACATTATAGGATGATCTTATAATTAACCAACCACGCCCACCTGGAGGTCATAGTAGAGTGACGAGATGTCAGAGCTGGAGTGATTGAAGATGTGCGTCACCCTGGTTGGATGGTTGAGGTCAGCATAGAAGAACTGAAGGTGCTGCCCCAGGCTGTTCCTCGTGGACACCCTGCGACCGAGCCCATCATAGTGATATACAACGCTCCAGCCTCCTGGACCTCTGTTGTAAGCCCGCAGGAGCTGACCTTTGGAGTTATAGTCAAAAACGTCCGACCCACGCTGACTCAGGAAGCCGTCTTCGTCCAGGCGATATTGGACATCTCCCAGGCGCGTAATGCGATCTCTGAGGTCGTAACGCAGAGGCAAGATCCGGGCACTGTTCCCAggattcagcaggtggaggTTACCGTTAAGGTCGTAGCTGTAGCGCCAGGTAGACCAATCATTCACCTGGAAACAAACAATGATGTTTGTAAATCAGAGTTATGGATTTTCAGCCTCTAATAAAGACACACCGCACGGTTAGAATCCCAACCTCTCCGCTCACCTTGACGCCACTGAGCTGCCCGTCTCCATCGTAATCGTAGCGGTACTGTGTGGTGTTGGCGTAGGGCCCGATCTtaagctctctcttcaccacacgTCCCATGCTGTCATACTGGACCGTCATCCAGTACATGAGAGAACGGAAGATCTCATACTGGACCTCCTTGATGCGACCGTGGGTGTCAAAATGCTTACTCAGTGTCATAACGGCAGTGGTGATGATTTGATTGATGTCGTAGTAAATGACCCCAAACTTTCCAAAGTGTTCTATCTGTAAGGAGGAAAAAGCAAGAAAGGTAAGCTACAAATACTTGGAAAGGGCGTTGCTAAAACAGGAAAGTAAACCAGAACAAATATTCTGCACCTTTCCAGAGATCTCATCATATCGGTAGAGGTCAACAGGCAGTGGCGTCTCACTGATGACCGGCTTCATGCTGGCAATCCGGAAGCTGTTGTCATGGTAGGTGTAGTCGAACCGCGCGTTGACCATCCCCTCCTCACTGAAGCGATAGATCTGCTTGTCGATAAGTGGGCCCATTTTGCGATAGCGGATGGTGCAGGAGAAACCCCCGCTCTGCAGGTTGACCATCTTTAGCACGCCGGCTGTCTCGTCGTACCCAAAAGTGACGGCGGTGCTGTCGTAAACGATCTCCGACAGCTTCGTTAGCTTGCCGTACTTGTAGAGGACACGCCGCCCGGTGCCCAGGTAATGTACGGCCTGAGGTCTGCCGTCCTCACTGAAATCGTGGATGATGGAGGCGTTGCTCTCCGGAGGGTTGTAGGTGTTGCGAATATAGCCGACGGACACATGCGTGAACATAGTGTGGCGAGCGACACTGGGCATCGTGACAGCTGTGACTCGACCCGAGGCGTCAAACTCAAAGACGTACTGCCTCTGGCTTTGCAGGAGCAGCACCATGGACTGGAAGCAGAGCAGGGAGGTGAAATACGGATTAATATAATAGCATTATCACTGGGTGACTTGTCTCCTGTGAAATAGCACCAGGAGTAATTTGCTCTCTCCCCTGACAAATCTGAACCTTCATAACCATAAAAATGATGTATTATTTCACTCAGTCCTACAATCCAAATTACTGTACTTTCTTGCTAATGCCTTCCTCTGGATGTGACTCTGTGGATGACAGTGTTGAAGATAAATGCACTCACTTTGTCAAGATAGCTGTAGCTCCACACCTTCCCGTCTACAAAAGAGCGAGACAGGATGCGTCCCTGGGGGTCAAATTCCGTCCTCTCACTCATGCTTCCCCTCTGCAGCCCTACAAGCTGTCCGGTGGCGGAGTACGACACGTTGACTACGGCCAGGCTGCTGCTGGGCAACCACATAGCTGGCCGGCCCTGAGCGTCGTACATGATGCGCAGCGTGAACTTGCGGTGATCGTCGTAAATCTTTTCCGTACGGGTGTTGCGATCGAAATCGATGGAGAGGAGATTGCGGCCATGAGCCTAAAGAAAAGGAAGGCGTTTCTCAGGTAAGTTAAGTGAACTGCACATGTGGATTTTAACAAAGCAGTGGACAGGTTAGTAAAATTGGTTACCCTCAGCTTCCTCCCAAACACGGTGATCTTGCCCTTGGTCTGCTCCTTGCGCAGTCGCCACTCAATGGAGTTGAGACCATTGTCTGTAGGCAGAGTGATGTTCCTTCGGCCGATGGTTGGACTGACAGAACCCGCCAGGATGTGTGGCTCTGTGTGGAAACTGATGCCCATCCCATTGGCGTACATCACTCTTAGGGTCCCGTTATTACACAGCTGATAGCTGTTCCTCACCTGGTCTGTAGGGGGACACCAGCAGACACGGCATCAAAGACAAGACGAGAGGCACACAAGACTTCCAGGTTCCAACTGAATAGCCAATGTCTTTTGGGAAGCTTCCACAATGAGTGAAGTGACCCGGAAATATGGGTGTGGCGACCATAATAAGAGCTGGTAAACACTAAAGTGCTTTAGTGCTTCCTTTATGACTTCCTTAAGCACAGGCTACACCGGACTATGAAAGGAAAGAAGATAATGCTTGAGAACAAAGTGATGACTAGAATGCTAAACTGTCAGTCTAATGCCACATCTGGAGCTGATATACAAATACATCGTAAACTTTTAACACTTTGTTAAACCAACTTGAAACATTCCACTTTATTTAAATCTGCTGCTGCCTCATGTGAAGTATTTTTCAGCATGAGTTTACAAAAGcggtatataaataaagctaattagccattttaaaataatgtaaaaggGAAGGTTGTTTAGTTTAGTGTTGCGTGCTTATATCCTTGTTTTGGGAGCTGCTGCACTCACTGCCAACTTTTAGGATTATCATTACTTAATTTTGCTCCAGAGATGCTGAAAGCCCCAATAAAGGAAGAGTTAAAGTCGATTCAgcggagagagacagaaagagaaaatacaAGTGGACAGGAGGGGGAGCAACATCTCTTAAGACAACACCACCGCTGTGACAGGAAAAGATATTCTTCTTAGAAACTCCAATCTAACTAATAAAGTGGAAAGTGCTCCATCTTTGTGCAATTTTAGCTTCTACCTGGCACACTCAGGTCAACAGCCTCCTCATATTATCAAACAGCTTAGTGTAAGTGCAGTCTCTTTGCCTACATCTTGGCAAATTCTCCTCTGCACCTTTCCTTTGCTTCATGACGTTTTCCACTGAGGTGAATGAAAAGTGgtttgaaaaagagaaagtcTGACTATTCAACTACAACCTAAGTTCTTGTGTTGAGGTCCAAATGATAGTACCTCAGAAGAAGCGTAGTACCCAAATCTTAGCGAATCGAAACCTGAAAGTATTCGATTCAGGTCAGACAAAGTCGGTAAAAAAATTATAATCTATGAAATCAGAATAGCAATTTGAAGGTACTAGTTTCATGTAGAGGATATGAACACTGGTGAGGAGAATACATCACATTTTATGACCTTTCAGGCAAGGATACATAGGATCATTCACTCTGAAAATTACTGTACATACAGTAAAAGTAGgtgaaaagataaaaaaaagactgtAGGTTCCATCAGAGAAGTTGTATTATTTTATCTTTGCACTGCTTTTCAACCGTACTGCATTTTCACTGTGGTCTGGGAAATGTTACATAAGCTTTCTACCGTTTGGTTGGAGCTGATTCTGCAAGGCAAACTGCAGCCTGTGTTGACAGACGCACGTATTTACTCTGTTTTTTACCGCACAAAATCCAAGCTTAGACCCGACGGACCAATCAGAAGTGATCCGACAGAACGGGCACTTTAGCATCTGATGGCGATGGGAAATCCGAGTCACAGAGGCTTACGTCAGTCGGAATCAGATCGTGTCCATTAAACGTTTACGGACCTGATTTCTGGCTCCTTCCCACAAACTGCGCGCTATTCTAAATAAAAAATCCTCAGGCTAAAGAGACATCGCTCCACAATCAACATCTCTCCAATTTATCGACTTCAACAAGAATAGAGACAGATAAGCCCGTGATTAATGCAGAGGCTAAATTTTCCCTCTGATGTCTGAAAGCAAGCTCTCCTCCCCACCCCCGATCACAATGAAGTGATTAAAAGCGAGATTAAATTGTTTTCAGCTCAGAAATATCGAGAAGATGCAGAGTTGGgagctttctttatttcacttaCAAAAGGTGAGGGGGTAGAGGATTGGATGGTTGTCTCTTTGAAGTCCTGCCATAAATGACAGTAATCCATAAGGCCAATTTGTAATAAAGCTCCAGGCACATTTTAACAATGCCTCAAACAGACAAGTGAAGCTTTTTCCATTGACTTGGCAGCAACAGCCTTTAGATAAATCTTCTCCGCTCTCTCTGTCTGAACAACCTCGTAATAAAACAGAAGCGAGGTAGAGGGATAGCGAGCGcgcgtgagagagagagggtgaaatGAGAGCTGGAGGGCCAAGGAGAATTCACTGTGCTGGAGTTAATGAAGAGAGCGAGAAAGAGCCGAAAGTGAGGGAGACGGTTAAGTGAGTATGTCAGCAGAGAGCTGTGCTCAAACCCACACAGTGCAGTGGAAACCTTAAATTACTTACAGCCGTGTGAACAACTCTTCTCTTCTACTGCAACAAAGGTGGACGACTGAACATATACGTAGACGCAACGTTTTCTCAATGTTTTTGGACCGTAACGAGTCCGGTCTGGATTCAGACGTTCGTCACACGGCACCGGTCAGTGGAGGGGGGGGGCTGTCGGGagaattcttcttcttcttcttcgtctttGTCCCCCCACCTCTCTAAACAGACCAAATAAGCTCAGGGATCATGGGAACtgtcagtatgtgtgtgtgcgtgtgtttctgtctgtgtgtaagGAGAGAGCTTGAGGGATGAGGAGGATTCACTCTACACGAGTTAATGAATTTTGCTGTGATGATATTCAAAAGCAGGATGATCCCAGCTGGGATTAACTATATATTGGTAATTTTACTCCTTAAGAGGGGAGCGGGAGAGGGCTGGGTGTGGGTAGGGGGAAAGAAAATAATCTCCTGGAGCATGCACATAACTGAGTGAAAATTAGAAGACTTTCAATTAGAGCCGGCAGGCCGGAGCACATTCAGCATTAGAGGGCGGCTGTGTTTTTTTGAATGCTAAGACAAAGCAGTGCTAGAGCCTGCATGAATCTCATTAGGGTGATGATACCACATAAACAGATCTGCTTCACTGTTATCAGGATTACTTAAAAGTCTACTCAGAATGACTAATGAACGATAGTTGCTTGATTTACACTGTTCTATGCTGATAAGTTGAACCCAGGATTAGCCTGTCTTTGTGCCACATCATTTCACAAGTATTTAAAAATTCAATGCCGGATCATTTTTCCTCCGTGTGTCCAGGTTTGTGTTAAGCGTGTCCCCTACCTTGTACTACGGTGTATGAGGCTTCAACCGAGGACAGGTTGGTGATGACGGTGACATCGTCGTCTCTGCTCGAGCTCTCAATGTCGATGTTGATGGAGCGCTCGATCTCTCGGTGCAGACTTGTCACCATGCCCGTCGGGTATGTCACGTTGGTCAGGCGACCCTCGCTGTCATACCTGGGAAATGGGAGATTGCAGACTTGTTCATACTTGTGCCACCTGTGTGTTGAAAATCGAGCGCACACCCAACAGTCACAAAAAACAGTTTGGCaagggggtgggggtgtttgGTTGTAGATATAAAAGCTAACACTTGGGGGCAGCAGAGCACTGTGCGAAATTCAAGGAGAAAGTAGGAATCAGAGGATGGGAATTGATGGAAATGAACCCGACAGCACTCAAAGAAGACAATGCACACAGTGTCACACACTTACTGGTAAAATGTGGTCCATCCAGTCTCGTCAGCTTTGGTTGCCAGGAGGCCCGTGTTGCCACTGTAGCCCATCAGAGCTACTTCTTGGCCCAAGGCTGACACACTACGCAGCCCCCCACTGGGGTCCAGTCCAAGGGTCACCACTTGATTCTCAGGCAGCAGCACCAGTCTGAGCAGGCCGGCTCCTCCTCCTTGGCCCTGCCCATCCCGCCTCACTTTCACAGTATTGTTGCAGTTATCCACCAGCATGGCCAGCTCGCCGTCGGGGCCGTAGGTGAAGTTGAAAAGCGGCTCCCCAGTCACGAGGCTGACTGTCTGGATGTGAAGCCCCTCCCCGTTGAAGACGTACAGCTCCTGCTCCCTCGGAGACGCGACTTCGTACTGCGCCGATCCGACGTACCCGACGCTAGAGAGGGCAGGGCCGGGCCGGTTCGCTCGCACGGCTCGGATGCGTATGTTGTTGAGGTCTGCGATAAAAAGAGTCCCATCGGGGGACACGGCCAGGGAAGTCGGGGAGTTCAAGCCAGCGTCGGGGGCGTAGCCCTCGTCACCGTAGAAGCAGTTGCAGTTGACGTCGTTCTTGCAGTCGCAGTCAGAGGCAGCACCAGCCAGGAGAGAGATTTCTCCATTAGTGCtcacctaaaaataaataaatgaacaaataaataaataaataaaaacacccaCACTTTGAACAAAGAAACAACCAGACAACCGCATACCTGTCTCACTCGGTTAATCTTTTTCTCATCTGTTTCGGCGATGTACAGGATGCCGGTGTGGGACAAGGCGATGGCTGTGGCGCTCTCTAGGGCGGCGTGTATAGCCAGCTTACTGAGGCTGTAGTCGATGCCCGGCACTTGGCAGTGCATAGGCCGACCTGCTATAATGCTCACCTTTAGGAAACAATGCAGAAAGTATTGATGATCCAAAAAAGAAGGATGCCAACATAAGATTCCAAAGTAGTAAGTAGTATCTTCCTAGAACTAATTAATCAGTAATTTTCCTGAAAAACTTAGAAAACTGGTAGAATTTGAACTTTTTACTTCTAAATTGGCTTTAGGAAGGCTAATTGGGACGAAATCTTGTCAAAAGCCTATGGCGAGTGTGCACTCTAATGGGTTTGCAGCCTTGTATGTACAGACCTGGTGGTTCTCAGTGATGCGTAAAATGACGTTGTTTTCCAGGACGTACAGAGAGTTGTCCATGGGGTTCACTGCTAAGTCTGTGGGCCACTCAAGACGCACCTGACGGGCAGAAACAGAAGTTATACGATCTGTGAGACGGTATCTATACTGAAAGGGTGCCAAGGTTCAGACAAGTCTCTTATTCATTTAAGTGACTGCAGCAGTGTTCACTTTCTTCTGATCCATTCATTTATCCATTGACTCTTTAATCCCTCCCTAAATCAGTTTCTCCCTGACCTCCCGGCTGGCTCTACTCCACAGAGTCATCATAGCTCAGCACTAAGGGAGCTCTTAGATCATCATCAATCACACCATCGGCTTTTGTCTCTTTCCCCCACCCCCCTTTCTCTCCCACCTGGCTGACGTCCATGCTGGTGTCACAGCTCAGAGGCCGCACGGCGGTCAGGTCGTTAGCCCCCAGCAGAGTAGAGATGATGCCATTCTGGTCCACCTTGCGGATCATGGTGGCGTCCACGAAATACATCAGCCCGTTTTTATCCACTGCGATACCTGTCAGCGGGGGGAGATGAACACCGTGAATGACGACTCATAACTCAAACACTGCGGGGCCATACCCATAGACATTTTAAGTCAATTAAACTTCACTCTTTCAGCCGCTGAAAATGAATAGCAGCCCGGGCCGCTCAATTGCTCAATGCTTCATCGAATGAGAGGGAACACAGTGATGGAACGGGCATTGAACTGTTGAGAAATGTTAGTTTTGGGATGAGTCATCGGGATGCCGAGCTGAACTCCCCTCAGAGGGCAACCGCAGACGGCACGCAGATCATCTAGAATGGCGAGTGATCTCTTGCGCTTCTCTTCCTTCCTTGGTTTCTCTTgatctcttttttgttttttgacaccCAACTTTCCACTTCTCATTTGTTTATACCTCTCTCCGTTTTATCCTTTATCACTGGGTTGGTGTCACCCCGTCAGTCTATCAGACAGCAGACGCTCAGAGAGGTGTGACTGTTCAAGTAAAGTGTGCCCAGAAATAACTTCTAGATGCACTGGGATAGAAAACAACAGATGGAGGATACAGCGAAGGGTGCACAGAGTAAATGATATGGAGATAAATAGGAAAAAGAGCGGAAGAgctggaggaagagaagaaacaggaaaagggAGGAACTGACGCTTTCTGACTGCGTGACGGGTAAGAGAGAATCAGCAGTTCATTGTCTTCCCCGATCGTCCCATCTTATCTCATGAaccgtgcatacacacacacatgcatgcactcTTGCATGCACACAGTGTATATATTCTAACATCTGTGGCGCTACATGTACACACATGGCAAGAAATGTGACAGTGTGACATCCTTGACAGTTTGGTGTCACAGTGTTCTGAGATCCAATGATCCACAAAAATAATCCCATTATAAGTTTAACATTAACCTGGTTTATAACCTCCTTCTGTCTCTGTCCTGCTTTAGTTGAGTCATAAGATGGGCgcattatggaaaaaaaaaaaaatctcatcagTGAAAATGTAAGCCCCCTTAAATTACATGTTTTGTGAACTGAACTGTGGATCACAAAGTGGAGGTCTCCTCAACAAAACTCATTTCGAAGGATATCTTAAGAGTCTGTATCCACATTTTATACTGTAATACAAGAAAATGCAATTTGAACAATATGAAGTTAACTGTGAAGTGAAATTCCCCCTAAGTGGCTCACCTTTGGGGCTCATAAGTGTAGCTTCAGTGGCTTTTCCACCGTCGCCACAGCGCTCATCGAAGGGCAGGCACTGCTCCCCGGTCCCCGCCACGACCTCAGCATTATCTGACAGCAGCCGACCACCGGTTAATGACCGCACGCGGTAAATCCGTCGCGAGTTTGTGTCTGAGATAAACAGCGCCCCAGATACCGGATCCACAGCCATAAAGTACTTATGGGTTGGGTTATTACTGAagcaaaagaagacaaaaaaccaaaacaggtATAATTATAAAATCAGTGAACAGCCTGGATTTACATTGTAAATGATACTTTGAAGcgcttttgcatttttttttttcctttgctggcATGTTGTTAATTTTTCATCCTGAGCCTCTTACCTGTGTCTGAAATCTTTGTTCCtttaagaaaagaaagggaGACAGAAGCACagcaaaacaaatgttaattCACACAGTCTGCACAGAGCAACCTacagagagcaacacaaagCTGGCAGTGGTGTGAAGAGCAACATTTAAAGATGTGTAAAAACACCCTGGGGAAATGTTATCTAGCACAGTCTATATTTCTTGCCAGTCCAAGTCTCTCACCTCACTTCTTTCATCTAACATCTTGTaagcactgaaaacatccagtcTTTATCCacaattttttcttttcctgctgaCTTACCTCAATATATCTGCAACATAGAGAAACCTCTAAATTCAAAACTGCTTTCCTATTGATTACTATTCTATTAATTCGCAATTTACTATCCCATAGATCTGGAGATTTACCTCAGTTCCAGGATGCCAGTTGTGTTCATAGACGGGTAGACCCGGCGTACAAAATTGAGGTCCCCGACATACAGGCTGCCATCGACGCCCATTGCCAAAGCAACCGGAGCCAGCAGCTTGTTGCCGTCTGCGAGGCCGTTACAGCTGGGGCACGAGATGCTGCGCCTGCGGCCGTTTCCCATGATGCTCGTGATTACCGGAGGCTGCTCTGTCACAAAGATGTTTTCCCCGCTGCCTTTGTGAAGGATGCCTGGGaacaacaaaagacaaacagatATATTAAAAGCAGATAAGGGCTCATTATTCCACAGGTAACCGTGGAATCAGCTACCCCCAATCACATCCACCCCGATGTAGAAATGGTTTCCTTTAACTCGTTGCTGGAGCCATCAAGAAAGCAAAATTTAACTTGTTCAatgtttttttcaatttaataCCTGGAA is a genomic window containing:
- the tenm2a gene encoding teneurin-2 isoform X14 produces the protein MDLKDRRNRSLTRGRCSKDSQYNTSSLDTDECRVPTQKSYSSSETLKAFDHEQRLHYGGCVTDLVHHEADEYSRQAYLDDEDDDDPFGDYVISRPLPPTSSSTLLPPSLPSSSSAPHHPSPGPSPPIRECQVPLLEKNSTHSHLEPHPEDSYLLRAQPSSTGAANHQSQTTLRPPLPPPHNHHTLSHQSANSLNRNTLRGGRNPIHAPAPGTGDGPTTPESVQLQDSWVLNSNVPLETRHFLFKTSSGTTPLFSSSSPGYPLTSGTVYSPPPRLLPRNTFSRSAFKLKKPSKYCSWKCAAVTAIAAAALLAILLSYFIAINLLGLTWQLKPSDGPVLNNGLGAGLPVNSDVATLPSGGRVSFPFAPGPWAGRNSSIDSGSIEVGRRVTQEVPPGVFWRSLLHLSQPQFLKFNISLGKDALFGVYIRKGLPPSHAQYDYMERLDGKEKWSVVESPRERRSIQTVVLNEAVFVQYLDAGAWHLAFYNDGRERETVSFSTNVMDSVQECPRNCHGNGECNSGVCHCFPGFHGMDCSKAACPVLCSGNGQYDKGSCVCYSGWKGPECDVPVTQCIDPLCSGHGTCTDGNCVCSVGYKGPNCAEVDCMDPTCSNNGICVNGECHCKPGWGGLHCELPRAQCPDQCHGHGAFIPDTGLCSCDPNWMGPDCSMEVCSVDCGTHGVCMGGACRCEEGWTGAGCDQRVCNPLCIKHGTCKDGKCQCHQGWNGEHCTIDHGSMVDKADGCPNLCNGNGQCTMGQQSWHCECQTGWRGPGCSVAMETSCADNKDNEGDGLTDCMDPDCCIQSPCQNSPLCRGSRDPLLVIQQSPMSQPRVRSFYDRVKMLVGRDSTHIIPSENPFNSSLASLIRGQVLTTDGTPLVGVNVSFVNYPHYGYTLTRQDGMFDLIANGGASLTLRFERAPFLSQERTVWLPWSQFYAMDTLVLKTEENTIPGCDLSGFVRPDPLVIASPLSSFFSSKPGEKPIIPETQVLHEQIEVPGTSLKLCYLSSRTQGYRSLLKVTMTPAVVSMGLLKVHLMVAVEGHLFQKWFHASPNLAYTYIWDKTDAYGQRVYGLSEAVVSVGYEYESCASLILWEKRTALLQGYELDPTNLGGWSLNKHHILNTRSGILHKGSGENIFVTEQPPVITSIMGNGRRRSISCPSCNGLADGNKLLAPVALAMGVDGSLYVGDLNFVRRVYPSMNTTGILELRNKDFRHSNNPTHKYFMAVDPVSGALFISDTNSRRIYRVRSLTGGRLLSDNAEVVAGTGEQCLPFDERCGDGGKATEATLMSPKGIAVDKNGLMYFVDATMIRKVDQNGIISTLLGANDLTAVRPLSCDTSMDVSQVRLEWPTDLAVNPMDNSLYVLENNVILRITENHQVSIIAGRPMHCQVPGIDYSLSKLAIHAALESATAIALSHTGILYIAETDEKKINRVRQVSTNGEISLLAGAASDCDCKNDVNCNCFYGDEGYAPDAGLNSPTSLAVSPDGTLFIADLNNIRIRAVRANRPGPALSSVGYVGSAQYEVASPREQELYVFNGEGLHIQTVSLVTGEPLFNFTYGPDGELAMLVDNCNNTVKVRRDGQGQGGGAGLLRLVLLPENQVVTLGLDPSGGLRSVSALGQEVALMGYSGNTGLLATKADETGWTTFYQYDSEGRLTNVTYPTGMVTSLHREIERSINIDIESSSRDDDVTVITNLSSVEASYTVVQDQVRNSYQLCNNGTLRVMYANGMGISFHTEPHILAGSVSPTIGRRNITLPTDNGLNSIEWRLRKEQTKGKITVFGRKLRAHGRNLLSIDFDRNTRTEKIYDDHRKFTLRIMYDAQGRPAMWLPSSSLAVVNVSYSATGQLVGLQRGSMSERTEFDPQGRILSRSFVDGKVWSYSYLDKSMVLLLQSQRQYVFEFDASGRVTAVTMPSVARHTMFTHVSVGYIRNTYNPPESNASIIHDFSEDGRPQAVHYLGTGRRVLYKYGKLTKLSEIVYDSTAVTFGYDETAGVLKMVNLQSGGFSCTIRYRKMGPLIDKQIYRFSEEGMVNARFDYTYHDNSFRIASMKPVISETPLPVDLYRYDEISGKIEHFGKFGVIYYDINQIITTAVMTLSKHFDTHGRIKEVQYEIFRSLMYWMTVQYDSMGRVVKRELKIGPYANTTQYRYDYDGDGQLSGVKVNDWSTWRYSYDLNGNLHLLNPGNSARILPLRYDLRDRITRLGDVQYRLDEDGFLSQRGSDVFDYNSKGQLLRAYNRGPGGWSVVYHYDGLGRRVSTRNSLGQHLQFFYADLNHPTRVTHIFNHSSSDISSLYYDLQGHLFAMEVSSGEEYYIASDNTGTPLAVFSSNGQMIKQIQYTAYGEVYLDSNPEFQLVVGFHGGLYDPLTKLVHFTQRDYDVLAGRWTSPDYSMWPKIGKDPAPFNLYMFKNNNPLSDMLDVKNYVTDVKSWLVMFGFQLSNIIPGFPRHSLYFVEPPYELQATQHCENGQLITGVQQAAERHNQAFMALEGRLLNKERRRRKDKPGHWFGTSTPIIGRGVMLALQEGRVVAGVSALASEDSRKVALVLNGAQYLEGTHYTQDGKDCHYFVKVGSADSDLLALGLTNGRKSLESGINVTVSGRSRRGVTVEFAVPSLLLSVRYGLAADVLDEEKVRLLELARQRALAGAWAKEQQRARDGKGGSRLWTEGERQQLLTTGRVQGYDGYYVLPVEQYPELADSSNNIQFLRQNEMGRR